AATCAAACAAATCATTTACCCCATATTGTAACTTCAGAGCCAACAGAATCCTTTTTATTACATTCATCCAATAGTCAATTTTTACTACAAACAACCCAATGGAGCAACGCTCTGATTTCCACCTCAGGGACCAGTTTGGCACACTGAACTTTGACCCACCTAACtgacaaacacatcctccataGATGATACTTGAGTTTGTCAATACAAGGAATGATaatgagaaaagagaaaaattaaCATGGAAGCCAAGTGGAGGATGGGATTTGGGGGGGGAAGGGAAGATGGAAATGATGGGGGTGGTCTTCGGCAAGCATGAACTCGAAATAGGTTCAGTGAGTTCATGTGCTGCAGAGGAATGCTCACGTAGCACACATACGACCTTTCCCCTGGTTTACTTTTTGCCAAAGGTCACCTGTTATTGTATCCTGACAATAAGAGGGTCCTGTTTGCGCACCTGATGTTAAGGTTACTAAATACTGAGGGAGTTGACATAGTTGCAGGCCTCGAAGATGGTAATTGTTAACCTAACAAGGACACAGCCTGTTGTGTACGTTGAGGAGGGTCAGTGGGTTCATGTGTATGTTAAGCATGGCAGTGGGGGAAGGGTAGGCCCTTTATCCTAGGCTGAAACATGCTGGgcatttcagatctaaaaatacAAGTCAAAGCCACTAAAACCATGGCCTACAATAAAGCCTAATAAGGAGAGAAACCAGGATTAAAATAAGTATGTAGCATGTGACGATGATCATGTGTATGATCCATGTATGTTGGTTTCAGGGGAGGGTCAGTGGGTTCGTTGCTGTAAGGCTATACATCATGGTACTGGATGATTTGCTGTCTGTATGAGTGCATGTagcagtgtgtgtttttaacttaAACATGGAATGACACTGACACAAAACAGGCTATCACACTTTAAATACGATATTTCATTGTTGGAAAATTTATCACCTCAGCTCTCCTTCCTACTTTCATCCTCTGAATTCCAGTTTATCACACTAGACAAACAAGTTGGTAAGCTTTAAActgaggaaaatacaaaaatgttcACATGAGATTATGTAAAACTGCAAGAAATTTAGCAAATGAACAATATCCGTCTAAAATTGCGAGTTATGTAAGCCAAGATATCTCAGGGTGAAAGATTTACACAGCCTTGTCCAGGCATAGTGGCCGTCATTATAAGAAATGTGATTTTCTAGTCTGTTCTGGGCAATATAATGAAAAACGTCGCCCATTGttttagttattattttacCCTTGAGAGGCCTTATTTGCAAGCctgaaaagaagaagacaatCTCATCacgttttgctgtttttctcgGTTTTCGTGCTCCATGCGTGCCTTCTGCTAAACCTCTCAAGTcccttgttttatttatttatttatttacgaTCAACGTGCGTTCTTACGCTCTCGGTATGAGTAATTTTTGCGCACATCGCATGCATAGAACTTACTGTGCACCTCTCGGGCCGACGCCGTAGTGCGTGCCTGCGTGTGTTTACACCCGCTCGCTATAGTAGAGCAGCCCAGCCTAGACGCCACACTCACGGGCGACACATGAGTGGGCAGGACCGTGAGTGCCGGGGCTGCGGTCCAGTCAGCGGAGATCACTGCGATCACTGGCTGAAAGGTTCAGCCAATGGCGCGCGCCGCCGTCGACACGGCAGCCAATGGAGTGCGTGCAGAGCGTGGGCACGTGGATTTGCGCACATGTTGACGCTCGTAAACTGCCGAGAGAAAGAGGCAGCACAGGCACAGACCGATGAACGGCAGGctgggtggtgtgtgtgtgtgtatatgtgtgtgtgacagagaggtgATGCTCGGCGTCCCGATGCTGCTCCAGCCTCGGAGTGTGGACTGACGGACCAAAAGTAGAAGACAGAGCCATCCTCCACTATTATCAAAATCAGCTGTTATTTTTAAACGCGCGTTACTGaaggtaagtattttttaaaagcatttttttcctttttgtttgccGAAGTTGGCAGCTTAGCCTGAAGGAATTTCCTGTCCTGTGCGTGCCATCCCGGTATAATTTTAATATATCCTAAAGCGGTGTTTCCTAACGATAAATTGCTTTTAAACAGTACAATGATTGCTCAGATTTTCCTTCATGTTTAAGACAAGTAACTGCTTTGGATTTATGTTAGTGTCTGATAGACTAAACGGCTTTAGATGGCCTGAATGTACAGTTCTATTAGTTTCTCTTGCTGgcgtggtggtggtggtagtgggcACAGACACAGGCCGGCAGAAAACACCTGAGTCGCAGCCTCATGGTCCACCTGTGCAGGCTGTGGCAACACATCCACCAATCCAATCCTACCAGATCTCCATCCACCTGGGGCTATAAACTAAGTAAGGGGTTGCACATAAACAGGAATAGTATCAGATTGCCTTACAGTATTTGAAGCTGTTGACTCTTTCACGTTAACAACGTGCCATTTGGTTTTACAGCCACCAGACATAAAATGTAAATCGCAAAGCACGCTGTTTGAgcgtttctttctctttttgcgTTTGTGTCAGTCTCCTTCATTTGTGAGTGacttttgactttatttttctgacGCTGATAAGAGTTCTGTTGGTGTATTTCATTGCTGAGCGTTTCCCAGTTCCCCCTGAAATCTCCCCCTCGGTATTTGTGGGATCAGAGATTACACAAGCTGAGAAAGAAAgggggagaaaaacaaacagatgagaGAAAGGCACATGGCCAGAGATGCAGAACGTGAAAATGTGAGtaaaaggaggaggaagagggctTGGTTTGGAGAGGAAAGGAAGAGGGGGCACCAGGCTTGTGTGCATAACGAACAGGATGAGCTGAAGGCAGAGCGGAGAGGGATGAGAAGCATACAGAAATACAGCCGAGAGGAAAGAGAGTGGTTtgcatgactgtgtgtgtgtgtgtgtgaatccaAGGGGGGATGGAGCGCAAGCctgagacagagaggaggggcTAGAGAGAGCACTGGAGGCTGtggcaaagagagagagagagcaggccTATTTCACTACTCTACAAGCTCCCATCCCCCTCACACATTTTACTCTCCTACAGTCTCCAATCTCCTCAATGGAAGCCAGACATGCACTACTATTGTGTGCCTACTGCCTACCCCCAGTCCCAAACTAGGGCACTGCTATACCCACCATTTTGAGTAATAGGGGTTATTATTTTTGGTAGCGAGGTAGGAAAATGGAGTATTGCCAAATGCTAAGAACTGAACTTCCTCTCACTTCAGACGTGCTGGTTTTCAATGTTCACCTAAGCCACACTTGTGTTTCTTTCCGTGATCCTAATCTTTGAGCTTTCTTTCTGTCCCGACAGGGATGCAGTCGCAGGGCAGCACCTCCTCTCAGCCCTCCTTTGATTCCCTGAGCTCCAGTGACAGCCTCTTGTTCAGCGATTCAGAGCAGGCAGAGGACGACACGGACGTCTTCCTGACAGACAGCTCTCCATCTGTCATCATCGGGGGGTCGGGCGGCGCGTCAGCAAGTGGAAATGGGGGGTCAGACAGTCCCGGGTCACAGTGGACGTGTGATGGCTTCACcgacaaagaggaagaggaggactcGTACAGGTCACAGAGTGCCGGCAAAGCGGCTCACGTCAGCCTGGGGAAGACTGATCTGGCGAGGCAGACCGCAAAATCACAAGGAGATCTGCTGTTTGCTCAGAAGGTAAGAGAGGTGATGGGCAGAAAAGGAGAGTGACGAGAAGAGGGCTGACATAGCAGACAGCCTCAGACAGCCAGGCCTAACCAAAACCAACTCTTAATCTGTCTtccctccttctcctctgtcagtgtgctgaGCTGCAGGGTTTCATCAGGCCCCTGCTAGAGCTGCTGAATGGGCTGAAGAGGGGCCGATTCGACCGGGGTAAGCATCCTTACTTCACCGTCTTCTGGGAGgcaagtgtgcgtgtgtgtgctcaCTGGCTGCTGCAGTTGTTGAGGCTGAACACAGGTTTACATGATCTAAGTGGCCTCGGTCCATTGAAATAGTAAGTTTTCCTTCGAGCAGCAGTCTGTATTGATGTAGCCTATTGATGCAGTCCacagtgcagtgtgtgtgtgtgtgtgtgtgtgtgtgtgtgtgtgtgtgtgtctgtgtgtgtgagagagagagaagcgagTCTTCTCGCTGACTCAGTAGCTTGCAAGAGTTTACCGATATCATGAGTTAGAGCGTGTGCGCATGTGCGAGACCGTGCATGCCCACATATGCATTCATTCAGTGTGAATGCTGACTGAAGGATTATGTTCTTTTGATTGACAGGCTTGAGTAGTTTCCAGCAGAGCGTGGCGATGGATCGTATCCAGAGGATTGTGGGGGTTTTACAGAGACCTGACTGCGGGTAGGATGTCATCCAAATTGTCCCACCATCCATCAGCcctctttttctcactcttatCAAGTCCTGCCATCATGAGACGTTTTAGCTGCATTTAAGAATTATTATCTTTATTAAACTGTACACGGGACTCAGTGAGTTGATCTCAGATATCCTGCTTCACCGTGCACTGCATGTTTTATTGAACAGTCCTCAGGCAGGTAGCGTTACAGCTTTCACTGTCAGTGCAGAGAAACACCAAACTTCAGATGAAATTTTACCTAGATCTCTGTGCAGGATCATAAATATCCACGCCTGTTCCTACTCAGCAACAAAGTCGTATTCCTATCTGCTCCTCACCTAAATTTTGTTCCTCTTTCTACATCATAGGGAGAAGTATCTGAACACTCTGCTCCAGGTGGAGATGATGCTAAAACTTTGGTTTCCCCAAATTCCCACTCAGCCTGTGTCTACAGCCTCCAGTGTCGCCACATCCCCTGCCCGATCCCTCCAGGATGCTTCCGGCTCCACCCCGCCGCACAAACACAGGGATCAGTTACATATTCCCGTTAAGGTGAGGACACACATTCCTGACTTCTTGctaaaacacataaacatttCTCTACCCCACCAGCACTACAAATTTTACAAAAACCTCCCATTCATATTCGGAAAATTACTCTCCTGTTTATTTTCCAGAAGCGCAGGCTCAGCTGGACGAGTACAGACTCTCCCACGCCTTCCCCCGTGCCTCTCAAGTCCCCTCACATCAGCACAGGAGAAAACAGGGTGAAGTCTGATCGCAATAAAGGAGGTGGACCTTCTTCCTCCCCATCACTAGCAGCTGATGCAAATCAGAGTTTGGCACATGCAGCCAGCAGCAGTCAGCTAACTGATGACAAAAATGACGAAAAAGACAGAGACAGCAAGGAACAGGGGAAGCTGTCGAAGTACCAAGCGGGTCAGAGCTCTGAGCCGAGCCTCACGTGGGTTCACGTTGCACCCATCCTGTCCCCACGAAAGACCTGCCTCTCACACGCCAGCAGGAGGGGGAGCCCAGCTACACAAGACAGCTCCATCTCTTCCACCACACCTTACAAGCACCCCAAAAATCTGAAGAAGCCAATCCGGTGCCAAAGCCAGCCTGTTGCTGGACAGCAGAGTGAGAGGGGGACCACTGAGACAACTCCGGGTGAGAGCCAGTCTCCTCCTGTTACACTTAAGCTTTTGCCTGGGGCGTGTCCCACCAGCTTGAAGACCTGATGTACTGAATCAGCAAAAGAACTGGCAGCCTTGCTTTGTTACACCACTGGGCTAAAAGCTGCTGTGACAGGAAGAAAGGAAGAGGCTGAAGGCCTGTGATTATACTTGCATTAATGAGAGGAAGTGAGGAAAGAATTGTTGCTGATAGATGTTGAAAACAATGACGGATAAAAACATAACCTATCATCCAGACCACAGTTAAAACAGACATTTCAAACAACAGGACATAAACAACAACCGTTATCACACTTATAATCGAAACTCGTGCGGAAAGGTGGTTGTGAAGGTTCAAAAGCAATGTACAGGTAACGAGAGACATTCTAGAGTATTTAGAGGAGTAAATGATCGCTCCTCTTCAGCATGAAGGCAATCAatacaaaaagaagaaatatttatATAGGTGACTGTTTCAGCAGACATCTAACTTTAAAGAAACTGTCCGAAAATGGAACAGCCGATGTCAGtaatcaaaataaaaccttCCAGTGTTTATTTTGATGAGGTTGATGAGTGAGCTGATTCTAGTCTTGCAGCAGAAGACACGTTTTTCTCTATGTTCTTTTGAATGgtttgaagaagaaaaagcaacaaTGGGTAACTAAAAAAATCTTGTTGCTAGTGATATGAGAAATGAGGTGTAGTGTGTGCCGTGTCAGAGCCATTGGAGACGGTGGAAAAATGACATCACAACTCACGAATGTAATCCAAGAATTGTTTGGACACTCGGCTGGCAGATCATCAGCATTGAGGAGTAGTGACATCGCAGTGACCGGTGGTCACATAACCTGTCGTGCCGTGGATCCGACGTTTCCGACGGCAAACCGACTGGCAATCAGTCTCATTACAATCTAAGACTTTTAATAGACCAGCGTATGGAGTTAACAAGGACCACTAAAAGACATATGACTCTTGATTCAATTACACAGTTAATTTATTCATGTGTTGATCTGATACTGCATCTATttattgtttgtatttatttattgggcAGCTTATCACCTGCTGTGCTCTTGCATAGTTTGGCCTACAGTTCTTTTGAGGTGACTGGgaagatgttgttgatgtttttttgtggtttttattgCTATCGTGAGGAGGGCAAAACAAAAAGGACGTGAAATCTTATGATTGGTCTCTTGGACAACTGTGCCTTTTTTACCAAATAGgatgtgtatttaaaaaacaaaaaagcattcGGTGCTCTCAGTGCATTCATACTGTGTTTTGATTGTTCGCTTGTGTTTCACAAAACCAGTACACAGTCAAACGCGAAAGCCAACGTGTAGTCATCCTTCTTCTAAAATCGCACACAGCTTAAAAACCAACATCATCAACTGtgattcttaaaaaaaacccgGCATCCAGCTCTTATATCCCAACATCTACAGCTCACCTGAATGGCCTGCATCTCTGACTAATACACACACCAACAGCAGTGGCTACTATGTgtcatgtagtatttaagtgtcTAGCCTTCCTTTGGGGCTTTTCTTTAGTTTCTGATCAGGAGAGAAACCGACTGAACGGCACTTAAAGATGGTGCTCTTGAAAACTTGAAAACATggtgaaaatataaatgtaaggGAAGAAATCTTTCTTTGCACCACTCTCTACCGCTGCTATCGTCGTGCTGATTTACATGTATCATTGGAGGCTTGCTCTTTAATTGGAAATCCACTCACAGTATTCATTTAAATGTTGAAGGGGGTCTTAGCAACCCGACTGGATTTATCTATATTGTAAATATTTGGACTGATATTTTTGAATCGGTGTGAGAGGTTCAAATGTTATTTACATAACTATAAATGGGGTGGGAGGATTTGCATTACTAGACTCCTCCAAAAAGCACCACACGTGAACACAGAGCCACCGGCAGCCAACATGTTActgcctgtttgtttttgttgtttttcttagtACGGAGTGTACAAACCCTCAGTCACTGTTATCCTGCTACAGTACGCCAGATGTTGACTCTAGATCAGAGGCTGGGGGTGTCTTCCACCAcactcctgttttattttttttatacatttgtgGTATGACAGAGAAGCCAATTGCACTTATTTTTCATTATGTATGTTTTCTACTGCAGCGACCACTGCTTATTGGTCAGAAATAATGTCTTGTTTATTTCAGCTGCCTTCTTCTTCTACTACTGCAACTacttattacattttaaaagctgACTGACCACCTCGCCTCCCTTCCCCCACTCTGCTGCACTGCCCATGCCCTCTCCTCTCCTTCATCTCCCTCAATCCCGTTAgtatattttctttctaaacTAAACTCTGTCTTTTACTCACCCCATTTCTATGTGATATTACTCTCCTGGCTTtcttttttgatttgttttttttttttttaaatattgatacaaaaaaggatgaaaaacttttaataaatgaaaccaATTTTTGAAAGATGAAACTGCCTGTGTGCTTGTTTACGCAAATCTTCatgaatttattttgttttcttttgattaTGCAGCTCCCGATTTGGAAAGCAGCTTTTAATAAACAGATGTGTGACTCGATGGGGTGCAGATTTACAGACTGTACATTCTGAAGGGTGCGTGAGTGCATGAGTgcatgagtgagtgagtgagtgagtgagtgggggtgggggggggagaCGATGAAGGCAGTAAGAAGAGGAGGGGCAGTGGGGTGGTGAGACTACAGCCTCTGTAATCTGACTGAGAGAGGTAGGGGGGCTGGCTGATCCTCCAACCAGCTGCTACATCAGAGTCCAAACACTACTTTAGCTTATATGTGTGCTCATGTGAGAGTGTTATAATGAGTAAATACCTTCTGGAGGTTAGCAGAGAAGAGTTGGTGGTGTCTGTAGCGCTGTCCTGCATTTCACAAGAAAACAATTACCCACAGGCTCAAGTCTGATCTCTGCAGGCGACCACCGAGACTTTTAATTCCCtctagaaaagaaaaatcaaaaggtAAGAATGAAAAATTGAGCGCCGCGGCGCTGCATCACCCACACCAAACgtgatgaaagaaaataaaaaaaatcctgataacccaaacacacactgggTGGTTGCTAGGAGTAATATTATATAACAAAATGTGAGTTTTACTTCAAAATACAGAGAAAGTAAAAACTTTAAAGTTATGGAGCTGTGTACTAATTTAACTTCAAttggtcttttttgtttttttttcaaaaagcaTTTGCTGGCTCCTGCTTCTTTTATCCTTTAATATTTAAATCTGGACTGGGAAATTCTGATTCTGTTATTTTCATCAATTCTCAAAGAAAAATCTATGACCTGAAAATCAGACGCAACAATAGATGTTACACTGCATAAGGAGCAGAACTGTTAATTTCATGTATTAATCATCATTGcactctccttctccttctttgCCCAGCATCATATCCTTGGATACTGCATGCGCACCAGGATGAGAGTGGCAAATTTTGGGAGGGTGTGGTTTTGACTTCTCTCTCATGCCATGCGGCAcgtatgcatgcatgcatgcgcTGCTCCCCCCGTCGCACGCTCTGACACACTGACTGGCTGATTTGGTGATGGGCTTGTCTCTGACACAGTGACTATGCTACGTTACAACAACACAGACAGCCCTCCCTGcctccaccctccctccccctcGGCCCCCCCTTGTATCCATGCA
The genomic region above belongs to Oreochromis niloticus isolate F11D_XX linkage group LG11, O_niloticus_UMD_NMBU, whole genome shotgun sequence and contains:
- the LOC100709260 gene encoding circadian-associated transcriptional repressor, whose amino-acid sequence is MQSQGSTSSQPSFDSLSSSDSLLFSDSEQAEDDTDVFLTDSSPSVIIGGSGGASASGNGGSDSPGSQWTCDGFTDKEEEEDSYRSQSAGKAAHVSLGKTDLARQTAKSQGDLLFAQKCAELQGFIRPLLELLNGLKRGRFDRGLSSFQQSVAMDRIQRIVGVLQRPDCGEKYLNTLLQVEMMLKLWFPQIPTQPVSTASSVATSPARSLQDASGSTPPHKHRDQLHIPVKKRRLSWTSTDSPTPSPVPLKSPHISTGENRVKSDRNKGGGPSSSPSLAADANQSLAHAASSSQLTDDKNDEKDRDSKEQGKLSKYQAGQSSEPSLTWVHVAPILSPRKTCLSHASRRGSPATQDSSISSTTPYKHPKNLKKPIRCQSQPVAGQQSERGTTETTPGESQSPPVTLKLLPGACPTSLKT